The genomic region ATTTCCGGTCCCTCGTTGTTCGGAAACTCTCCTCCATCACGAAGGGCATCGCTTTACGCCCTATTCTCAGTAACAGATacactaacaacaacaacaaaaaaaagacatttTACTGACAAAAGATAATaacagtaacaaaaaaatttACTTTTGCTTCATTTACCGCTTGTAAGCAACATTGGCATGCTAtgttgatcatgatcattgtttcaattttacaTTTACACCGTACACTGTCATCAAAACACTCTCCTGTAgatccatctttttttttgcaaaaccatTCAGCCTTAAAATTCCGATCAAAATGATTCGGCAATGCTCCGAGCAGGAACACAGACAACAAGAATATGGGCTACTTCAATATCTTCTGCTGAAACGCTCATGAGTGCGAAACAAATGCGGAGAGACCGCTTTTACATACAAGATTGCAAGATGATGCGCCTGATGCTGccccagcagtagcagcagcagcagcagccgcagcaattCGCACACTTCCGAGGTCGAGGTCGGCCCCTTCGGTGCgaggtttttattttatcgatagaaagagagaccgtggcagggggtggggggggggggggcatatgGACTTcaacattggttttttttttttttttttttttgttgttaaacgTTTCACCCCAGGGTCGCACTGTTATTTGCACCTCCACCATCGTCGAGTGTAGCCTTTGAGTCGCAAATAGATAAGCCGCTCGCTCGGgcggcacacactcgcgcgaCGCCGTTGTACGTTTTCGCCACATTTTCGTGGTCATCGTTTGTGTGGTTGGACCGGGGAAGCtgcactaccagcagcagcagcagcagcagcagcagcaacagtagcagaaTGTCTGAAATGACCTACCTGACCCCCTCCGCTGTCTATATGGTGCGGCATGTAATTCAATTAACCGGTGACAACGTccacgacggcggcgacgacgacgatgatgatgacgatgtacCCTTGCGGATGCAAGCGACACAACACGTGACTTCCAGCTAATATTtaggggggtgggagggcaGCATGCAAGTTTGGTGGCTCGCGCAATACGATCACACGGCAGGTTCGGCGAACCGATTGCAACACAccggcttgctgctgctaagggGGCATCCCCAGCTCTGTCGCCCCCGGTGCCGGACCACCCGtggcatgatgctgctgctgcatggcgAAAAGCGGACAATGCGGTCAACTGTTGTGTCCAGTCTTGGCTCGAGGTCCGCGCGGGCTTCCAATTGGAAATGGTGGTGcagggggaggaagaggagccgCGGAAAGGGAATGGGGATTTTCGGTCACTCACGAGGCACTCACGTCACGGCAAGTGGCGAactcgttttttggggggaattcCCACAAATAGCCGGTGTGTTAGCCGTCGCTAACAAGCCATTAAACGGACCtgcgacagagagaaggagtgagagagagagagagaaaaaaaaaagagaaccctgtcgagtggtggtggtggcttacAAAGTCgcaacaacacagcaacagcaacgggagGGTTACTTAGCGGTAACCGCAAAGACCCTGGGCGGGCTCTCTGCCAccccggggcccgggggcACTCACgcgtgtgagtgagtgtcaCTATAAATTGGCCAGGAACCGTGACGTAGCCGTAAGTCCGTAAACGACgctcgaaccgaacggaacagagCTAGAGTCCTAGAGTCCGGAGGCAACTTCTCTACCCCAtatttgttcttcttttgccTGCCGCGtgcaccatccccccccccaccccgcgcAAAAATCTACCTCCAGCGCCGCGTGCGTGTGACAACACAACAGTATTCACAGTATTTCGTGTGCAGTTGGTGTGCAGTGGCCAGTGTTCAAGTGTCCAGTGTGTTGTAATTTGTGTTTCCCCGTCCTAGGTGTGGTGATTTGTATTTGTGCCGAATGCGCCACAAAGTGTAGGTCGCTACTACTCCCCGCACTGCTCCAGCACTGAACCCCCACTGCTAGAGCAAGAGCTCTCCCGCCAACAATCAACGGCAGCGAAAGACACACCAAACGGCCCCCGACCACCGGGTTCagcaagccaagccaagccaagccagctTGCTATCATAATAAGCCACACAGATCGCGTCGATCGGTCCGTGATCGTGGTGAACgcctacagagagagagagagagagagagggagaaggctCCTAGTACACCGGGCCCCCTCCCGGGCGCGCCATTGTTGTTTAGTGTGTCCGCGAaacgaagcaagcaagcaagcaagcaagcaatcaaGAACAACTCTGCACAAACGGGCTACTGAGGAATTTGTgggggggcaaaaaaaaaaccccgtcaAGTAAACGAGCAactcgccacccccccccccacacacccCAATCCTCGCCAGTAACCCGCCCCGAACAAACGGCCGGCCAAATGACGAGGGATGATAACGTGCTGCTGAATGATGTTTACTTCAATGCGTACAACACCAACTCACCGCTCACACCGCTAACGCCGATAAGCAAGCTCGTAagtaacccccccccccccccccccccgcttttgTTCATCCCCTTcaagagaagaagcaaaataaaaaatccgATGCGTTCCAaagaaaagaagtaaaaaaaaatggctacCAATGGCCCCGGCTGCACCGAGATGAGACGGTGACGGATTGTAAATCCGCCATCACCAGTACCCGCCCAAAACCAACCCCAAACAACCACCCGCCGTCGTTGAGAGAATCTTCCGGAAGCGGGTGGTGCACCCAACTGCGACGAATCTGGCGGCGCACACcacgaacacacactcacacacatacacggcatgctgtgtgtttgctgaTTTGTGTTTGGAGTTTTTCGGCGCGTCCGCCATTTTGTGGTGCGCCAAAAAGGCGCTTTGCGCAATAATCGGCGGGAGGCGTGCCAGCCACCCCACCCAGCCTTATCAGTGttgccgccagccagccagccagccggtcccAAAcggtgcctgctgctgctgctacaaggGATGATAACACGCACACCCTCACACACACGTGCGCGGAGTAGTAACTGCGCCGCACCGAGCCCGCGGCGATCACGTTCGCACAGGAATTTAATGCTGATTCATACCACCCCTCGACgatcaccaccccccccccccccgcccccctaaTGACCCGAATGAGGCTAGTGTTTACGGACAGGAATACCAACACAGGGCCTCCAGCAggacctgttgttgttgttgttgcaaggtgtgtgcgttgttggTGCGTGGTGGCCATTAACCCGTATAAGCCACCTTCGGGTTCGCGAGCTGCTAATTGTTTGGCGCGGGGAGCGCTTTTGGACACActgtattttttgttgttgttgttgtttttttccggtttttgcaTTGATGTCGAGGGGCCACAACGTTGGCGACACCATTTGTGCgcgtcccccttttttttccttggcCGTTTGGGGTGTAAAAATGGCGGTTCCTCTTTATCTGTCtctgcctctcgctctctctctctctctcccccccccccccccgttccctTCCCGCCCTGGTCGCCGCTCCTCAAACAATCAACAAGCCCAGCGCCGCGCGCGGTCCATTTATCGTTATCTGTGCCGCTTTCACGGcgcgataccaccaccaccacggggatgatggtggttgttgtgcgaCGGAATGCTTTCTCAGTTTGCCCGCCGATCAAATAGTGCCGTACTGGAAGCCGCTGTCACACATGTCGCCGACCGCCACCCTCACAAAGCGCAGCACACAACAAAGGAGTCGCCCGACGCGCGGGGTCTTTGTGGGGCGTTTCCTGGAGCAACCCCCCGGGAGCGGAACTGGGAGAGGAATGTGGGAGTAGAACGCACACActgtgggagagagagggggcaCAGAGGTTGAtgatcatcgtggtcgtggtggccatATTTGGTCatacgtcgttgtcgtggtcgccaTCTTGCGCCTTTCATCGATGCGCCCCGAACGCGCGTGTTGTTGTCAATATTATTTAATTAACGAACCGCTGGAAGGGGGCGCAGGGGGTGCTGGCACTACAGGTCAgctggtgagagagagagagagagagagagcaagagagagagagagggtgaggaTTGCTTCGCGGAATGTCGCACCTTTACAGCGCTGAAGGGGGTTTTTCCGtcgaatgcaacaaaaaaaacaaaaccacaacatCGCCATAATGAGGATAGTGATGgaggcaaagagagagagagagagaggagagaaatagagagacacagagagagagagagagatcattcGATCACGGACACTAGTAGTACTCCAGCGGGTGGGTCACCAGCGAACCCACCCCCTAACACCCCAATAGgggtgcacgcacgcacgcacgcatcgtgacacgtgtgtgttggtgtgttggagACAGAGAACACTACGCACTCAACCATTCCGTCCCGGACTCCAATCGAATAGTAGTGGCCCAAGGTCATCACGCAAGGGAGGGCGCGCAACACCTGGCATGGCTGTGGCGGGTGGTGAGGGTAAGGGGGTGGCAATgtgccctctctccctctctcacgcgagcgcgcgcgcgcgctcgctcgtggtGCTAGAACTAACGCGAACATTCTAGAAGCTAGTTCGACGCGCACCCCGTATCTACCCCCTacccccatcaccaccaccaccaccaccagcagctgtcTGCAATTctccactctctttctctctgggaACGTATGTGTCGCCATCGCGTCGGggtcattgtcgtcgtcgtcgtcggtggtgataATTGAAGAGCAGAACAAGTTCGATTTAACCAGCCGCCCCCCTTAAGGatcatctccccccccccccccccccccccaggaagGAAGAGGCTGTGCCTTGACCAGGCCACACCACGGGGCAATCAATCGCAATTGCATATAAATCCGGGCAGAAGGGCAGCGATGCGTACCAGGGGGCGTTTCCTTTCACACAATACCATCcaccccccccatcccccaaatacacacaaacatgCGAGGAGCACACTTGCCCTTATCtgtttctctctatctctccgcTAGCGTTCCGAGGTTTTATTTTAGCATCGAGTGATTTTGGAACATTTGCCATAACCTCCCGGTTatggggggggtgggtgggcgtgctgtttccggttttgcaacaacctccccccccccccctcctccccgcACCGTCTGAGTGGTCACTGGATCACTGGATTTCCAATTGCGCacccacagagagacagagagagagagagagagagatcgcgtCTGTGAAAGCGGCAAGTGCGAGAAGCGCTTCTTTATCTCGCGTGTCGCCATGACATGTCTGGCCTTGGTGTTGTACTTGCCCTCCTCCCGAACAATGCACaatgcactctctctctctctctctcgttccggctctctgtctctctctctccacactCCATCGGATATGGCGTGGCACGCATTCCTTGTTCCACCCTGCGTGTGCGCCATTTTGAAGGGTGGTGGAGGGGAGGTGTAGAGATCACAAACACACTATAGTGATGGAAGGCTGCCGCGTTCTCCTTTTTGGCGAAGGCGCGGCGTTCTTTGTCGGCGGCGAAGAGTGCCTCGGGACactaaaaaaacgaaaaaagaaaaaaaaaaaacgacagtCAATTGCAGTCCGCCGTCGGGGAAGCAAAGGAGTTGACAAGGAAGGGAGGGTGCTTCTAGCCGTGGTTggtgggttttgtttgcgacTTTGGggtccaaacaaaaaaaaaacaaaggtcCATTTCCAAAGCCGACCCCGCCACAAGATTGCAATTTTTGTTGTAACATTAACATGGTCGCCAAATTAAGGGGGGAGCtttggtagtttttttttttgcgacacatatttttaacatttttccctgagtGCTGATCCTTGCACGAACATTGTGTAcagtttttggatcaatcgaagcaaaactgacaaagttatagattttggaaaattcgcctttcatacaaggctccatgcagttcgctactttgaagagcgtttccctaaaaccAACGCCTTTTCAAAGTCGTTACCTTATAAACCACCGgacagatcgatttgaaatttttcacacacaatctgtacacttttttttcagGTAGACCCTTCAAGATTTcacgaaaattgttgatacttttttttaaacaattatgcaaagctcgtgttttttttttggcaaaatcgcaaaaagcatcacttttcatcaacttcaaaaatctgccaaaaatcgaaaaattggaatatcaaaaaaaaaaaactctccggggctacctagataaacttataatctttctaacgaatatcgatttgtaaacatttcagatgacccgtcatgtcgctacgatgggtaccgtgaaaagtaccttttcgacgacatgcctaccaaaattttgatgccatggattaatttttcaatgaatgttgctcaaaataataccaaatattcttcaaaagttgtagactattatgccatttacttgaaaaaataatgttgaatggttacctcacaaaaaatcgtcaaaaacgggccttttttggcccgacaATACCGAGTTCGCcccttaaggggggggggggggggggatcttcAAATTGGCGAAGCTAGTGATCGGTCACTGACAGTTGGTGCGAGTGTCGTCTGTAAATGCaattgaaatcctttttttctaacaTAAATAGTTAAccgagagaaagcgagagagatggGGTTGCGGAATTACGGGGATTTTATGGCCACTAAGCTGCTGGACaattgaaaagggaaagaacgCGCCTGTCGAGGAGGGGTTCCACGCTTTAGTAACGTTATTTcaagcttttttttgttgttgttgttgctgacaATGCTGGACGGATAACATTCCACCAACTAAACACAGTAAACCTCCGAATTTCCTGgtcagcatcgatcgattagtTGTTCTCGGTTTGTCGATCGTTCGGCTGCTAGGACGgaccccgacgacgacgacgacgcctgtTCTAATGAGTGACCGTGAATGGGGGTGGGCAGCCGGGTAGGCGCCCTTTTGTCGCGCGCCAATTATgcggagatagagagagagagagagagaaagacacagAGGGCCCAGACAGGCAGACGACGCGCGTGACGACCGACCGCGAGAGGGGcacattcgtcgtcgtcgaatatCGAAAGGACGAATGAGCTCCACACTGGAACAccacaacgcacgcacgcacgcacacacagagtgagtggcagaaagcgagagagagagagagaaagagagacgccTTTCCGGTTCAGTTCAGTGTGTCCAGCTTTGGGGCCAGCGAACTCCACGATGGGCGATCGATATATAGATTGATGAGGAAGGATAGCACCCCGAAATGGGGGGCGAGgagggggatggggatgaGGAGAGAACAGTTCAATGTTTTTGGATGGCGACTCTGGTGGtctttttgtgcctttttttttctccagccAGGCATCCAGCCAGGAGCATCcctgccggccggccggccggccggcagcaCCCTTCACCCTTgtgtcggtggccaccgggtcGCGGTCGGGTGGCGGTGGAATGCAGCTGTGCAcggatgctggtggccatcgctAAAAATAcgctgatggtggcggcgtGAGAATTTCGGCGAATTCTGCGaaaccaccccctttttaCAACCCTTAATCCCCCCCCGCACCCCCTTCATCCTGGCTCgcgcagcgagagagagagagagagagagagagagagagagagagagagagaggagagaggaaggggggATCCTTGTGTTCAATTGACGGAATCGCAATCACTCCAATATCGATCCCTTCTGACAGGAGAGAGACGGGGGGGTGGGTGTGAGACGACACCCCTAATTTGGGGCGGAAAACCCGCTGATCCGGATCCACAACATGACCGATGCTTGCACTCGCAACGCGTGCCTGCGAGCGTGTTTCCGAGccgtgtttgttttcgttgccttttcttgtgtttctggtgcgcgcgcgcgcacgcgtgtctgtctctgtgtacCGGTGTGCGATTAAATCAtccttttaaaaataaattcctcctattaaacacacatacacatactccctctctttctctcgttctctctctctctctctctctctccgcctgTCTGTCCCTCGAGTCTCAGCCTCACCTGTGCGAGCCTGCGCACGCATCGCACTCGATCGCAGCGATTTCGATGCTGTGTTGTGGGCGTGCAGTGCGCGTGCGCTCGTCACAGTTTGCGGACGCGACGAAACTGTGAaccctcgggggggggggttggttcaGTCGAGGGTCCTTCCTCCCTGCGTGTAGAGGCGCTAGCAAGCGAGGCACTCTCGTTTTTGGGAGGCTTCCCTAGGggtttcccccctttttttgtttgtttgtttgtttttgctcgtGGCGCGACAACGAACGGCATcgacgaacgcgaacgcgaacacgaaaaaaaaaacaattcgaaaacgaaacaatttaCACATCATCTACACGAGCGCGAGTgtgagagcaagagaaagagagagagagtgcttcAGTTGTCCTAGTATTGGTTGTATCCGGTTCACAGGGACAGCAGcctgcagcatcagctgcaTTATATcccttttttacgaaaaaacaaacctcTCGATCGAGATAGCGAATACACGAACACATATAACACACATAATCCGCGAATTAACCTAGTGGAAGCCCCAAGAGCcaagagcagcagagcagagcaacgAGTGCTAGAAGTGCGTGTTGTGGTGCGGGCCCAGCGACAACAATAACGATCGCGAGTAGAGagcctctctccccccccaccGCCGCCCGCTTCTGCGGGACCAACGAAATCTACCAAATCTCGAACGAACTCCGGCATCAGCCGGCAACCAAAgaagccgacgacgacggcgaagaacGACAAACGAGACGTGATCACGagaaacgcgcgcgcgcgcggtcacGATCATTATACGACTTCAgcgaaagcgatcgaaaaaaaacaattcatcgAGAGCACAAAGAGTGTGCGACGAAAGAACGGACgaacgggcggacggacgaacggaaatTATGGATGTCAGCGAATTTGCCAACTTTTTGGCGCGCGAGCTGCTACTGGAGCAGGTTGGCGGCCACCCCCACTTCCCCCCTCCTTCCCCCTGTTCACAAACCAAACTCGTATTTGGCGCGTCCGCCAATTAAGGACGAATCCTCTCGGTTCTCTGTCCAGAGTGATctgatttcaatttccaaccaTCTCTTACATCTCAATCTAACaatggttctctctctctctctctctctctcgctctctttgaCTCTTTTCAGTTCGCACCATTCGAGGCCATCGGGGTGCACAGTGGCGTACCGACGCGCACCACACCGACACTGACACCGACGACGCTGAAGAACATCGAGCAGAGCATCATGGGGCTGACGAGTGACAACCAGATCAACCTGCCGTACCAGGCGGGCTTCGTGCCACCGCCGTTCCCGCTGGAGGAGCTGAGCCAGGATCGGGAAGCGAGCCAGGAGTCGTTCAGCTCGACGTCGAACGCGTCGTGGGCGGTGTCCGGTTCCGGGCACGGGTACGGTGCCGATGACGTCGACTCCAAGTCGTCCACCTCGACGCTCGATCCACCACTGTCCACGAACTCGTCGTCGAACGCTCGGGGGGCCAGCGGTCAGCGGTATGGTGCTGTTACCGGTGCCACCGGGCGTCCATCCTCGGCCATCGGTGTGGATGCTAccgtaggaggaggaggaggaggaggaggaggggcaGGCGGCGTTGCAGTAGGAGCTGCCTCAGTCGCAGCCCCTGCGTCCGCTTCGGGCGGGCGCACCCGTCGCAACGTTGGTGGCCGCCGTCCCCACAAGCCCTCGAATCTGtcgccggaggaggaggagaagcggcGCATCAGGCGCGAGCGTAACAAGCAGGCGGCGGCCCGTTGCCGGCGGCGCCGCGAAGACCACACCAACGAGCTGGTGGATGAGACCGACCAGCTGGAAAAGCAGAACCAACAGCTGCACCAGGAGGTCCAGTCGCTGAAGCAGGAGGTGCAGCAACTCGAGCGGATCATGGACTCGCACCGGGACCAACCGTGCCAGCTGCGGAATCGGCGCACTGGCACCACCGGtgctgccgccggtgctggtggtggtaacagCAACGCCGTACCAGCGGTCCCACCCGGTGAACAGCAACCGCCGCCGGTGGTTCTTCCCGCCgccggtggtaatggtgggCTCGCCAGCAATCCGGCGACCCTACTGTTGCCCCTGATcaaaacggaaccggaagaggATCTCGCGGACAttccgcagcaccaccagcagccacaggACGATCAGCAGGATGCCTACATTGCTCGCGGTGCACCGCCGATGAAGAAgtaggtttttgtttttgtggttgtttttgtgtttcggtGTTACCCATTGCCATTTGCGATTACTAATCACTCTCTCACAACGCTTCGTGTTATTTGCAGGATAAAGATACCGCCGAACCAAAGCGACAGCCTGGAAACGCCAACCCCGACCACCGTTTTTCCGCCACACTCGCTGCTCAGTCCGGGGCTGACCGGGGTCAAGCTGAGTGGCGGCGCAGCCAGCAATAATGGCAGTGGAACCGGACGTCGTCCCGATCGTCCGCGTAGTCTGCTGATCGGTACCGCCGCCGGCATGCTCAACAGCAATGGCCATTCGGCGTTGGccggtagtggtgctggtggggttgctgccgctgctgcggctgctgctgcggtggcggcggttggGGGTGGCCTTTCCACACCCTCGAACGGGCTCTTCAACTTCGACAGCCTGATGGAGGGTGGCACCGGGCTGACGCCGATCGCGGCCCCGATCAGCTTCCCGCCAAACCGGAACCCGCTCGAGCTTATCACACCGACCTCGACCGATTCGTCCAAGCTGTGCAGCCTCTAAGaaagaagcgagcgagcgaacgacgaCCGATGTGCTCAACCGAAAGCCCACCCCgacccccctctctctctctctctctctctgtctctccggcGCCGCATCAGTCCACGCCCTCTCTCGACATATTCTAAACGCAATACGCGAGGCTCCAGTTGGGGTCTGTGCCTTGCCCGCTCCGTATTCCTGTTGACTCTTTGTCCCGTTCCATTTTTGTAGTGTTTACCAGCAGCCCCCAACCTTCTCTCTGTAACTCTTTCTCTCATCATACAGTCGTTGTACAGCGGAGGTACAGATGGAGacacagagaaaaagaaacaggaaTAGCGATAAgaaacgaaagagagcgagagtgagagagagagggcaaatGAGGGACTCGGATTTTTATCTCATTCACATCCGTTTGGGGACGGtgtttggggattttttttccccattctcgagttttaacaaaaaaaaacaattatttttgtttcggcAATTAGCGGTTAAGCAATGAGGAAAAACgaatgagagaaaaagagatagagagagagagagcaaagcgGCGGTGTAGTGAGGGTCATTCGATAGGATAGTCCTAGTGCGAAGCCGGTGAGGAAGAAGGGAATCGGAGGGGAACCAGGATCCATTCCAAACGTTCTCCTTCCGCCACTTCACCCCGCCTGGTGCTTTCCAAAGCAACCAACAGTGATTTGATAAGCAAGCAGGAGTTGTAAGGTGTAGTGGCCCGCCAAACAGGTGAACCAGAAGACAGCGCAACAGGCGCCGTAGcacgtacaccaccaccaccaaccccaaaCTCGACGCTAGCAGGAGCCCAACACACGGGCCACCGGTTAGGCGAGTCGTAGCAGTAGTAAACTACTTGTCAGCgaaaaccgcaaccgcaacaagCGCTACCAGAAATAAACTATTTACTGATTTTACTTACTCAACGATGTGTGCgtatgattttatgttttttactCCGTACGTTGTGCTTCCCAGTGACCATCTGGCCAGTGAACTATCAAAACGGTACGTTGCCATCGATGCACGGCTTGATTTCTCATTACCCTTCTACAATAAACACATTAAAAGATATGTCTAGCCACAGtaggaaaacagaaagaaacgTAAAGACCGAcctgaaaagagagagaaagaaagaaaaagtgtTCGATTCTGATACTGATATTTACGTATATGATTCCAATCTCTGTTTTATTCCAGCCTTTCCTCATTTTAGGAGTTGTGTCCCAACCGTTTGTCGCTAATAAAAGGCattgttttgctcgctttctATTTTTCGTCTTCATCCTAATCCATCTTCTCCTCTATTAATAAATTGCCGCTCTCCTGCTTCGACTTGTTTTCCttgcttttttccttcttcggttaattaaattatgttCCAGGCAACAGCCAAGACTCAGTACTAGCATGCTTGCTAATGGCAGACGCCACTATCGCCAACGGGAGCTTTATACGCTTTCGACGAGCCACTGAACCAGTGATCACAATGATACATGCAATGTGCTGCTTCTCTTGCTTTGCGACTTTTCCAACCAACTAAACTGTCCCTTGACCGTACTGCTCCGTATCATCCGCATCTTACTTCTTTTTGGTCTGACAGTCGGGACCGGGCCCGTAGGTGCATCTTACTGATCTCCAAAAGCcactgcaactgcaaaacTCTTCAAAGCCAAGCCAACTAACGATCGCAAGGGGAGTTTATCGATCGCGCCAAACAGGAGAAAGGCAGATGATGGAGGTAACATaggaagcgaacggaaagcCGAGCAGGGAAACATGTGTGGGAGGGTGAAGAGGGACGGGAAGTTTCATTCGAAGAGGCATACGGAGCCATCGTCACTCCGACACCCAATTACAGACCGTACGATGTGATTGTTTCTCATCTAATGCTTCCTGAATGCCATTCATCATCCGGAGTTTTCGCTTATTTCTTGCTTGTTTTCTTCAGTGCCCTTGCGAGCGGTTCACGCGATTGTGTGGTTGAGTTTCCaccgttcttcttttttttttcttcactattCTGTTTACTGTTTAAAgaacatttgcataatttgtgGTCGTGTGCtgtatttcttttaaaaatgaCTGAAGTGCTTCTATTTACGGTTACGAATACGAATTTTACGCTACCTAGGTTGTGTGTATCAGTTTCTCTCTATCCTCCTGTGTCCTCGGTTTGTAATCCCTACCTCCAGGTCGTTTCATCTTTAGCCCTCGCTACTCTCGCGCTCGTGTCTCTAgtatctttctttttctttttaatttgtttgtaTTCTTCTCAAATAGTTTACTCTACCTATCTAGATTCGATTCGTCCCATGGAAGGGCCGTTGtgtgggagagaaagagagagagagagggggaagaTGATCTTGGTGGTAGGAGAAGGTGTAGGAAGAGAGGTGGAGTAGAGAAATAAATACGGGTTCCGTACACTGAGGGAAACTGGCACATTCCAAGCACAATCAGTGAAATGGAATAGAGCCGCCCTACGGAACGGTAATCGACATGGAACCGGTCAAATCCAATGACACCGGGACTCCTTCAGCGAGAAATCGAAGCGACAACAGCGATGAAGGGTCGGACTATGGGAATGAAGAATTTGTGGAGGGTTACAGATTGCCAATTGTATAATCCGGTTTCTAATTTAACAGTTTCGGCTAGAGACGTGCCGTGACGGCTCTGGTACCGTGTAGAGCCACTTCCCCTCCATAAACCGAGTCCCTACTACCAGGCCACTGGGGAGCACTGGGCCACACGCTAACCGTTCCCGCTAGCGCGTGCTAATGTACATACCCTGATAGCAGAAATGCATTCCAAAACCATACAAATAGTGACCCTCTCTTGTCCCACCGGTTACGCCAATACGATTCGCGCGGGTTCGCACTCGATCCTAGCTCGC from Anopheles aquasalis chromosome Y, idAnoAquaMG_Q_19, whole genome shotgun sequence harbors:
- the LOC126579986 gene encoding transcription factor kayak isoform X2, with protein sequence MTRDDNVLLNDVYFNAYNTNSPLTPLTPISKLFAPFEAIGVHSGVPTRTTPTLTPTTLKNIEQSIMGLTSDNQINLPYQAGFVPPPFPLEELSQDREASQESFSSTSNASWAVSGSGHGYGADDVDSKSSTSTLDPPLSTNSSSNARGASGQRYGAVTGATGRPSSAIGVDATVGGGGGGGGGAGGVAVGAASVAAPASASGGRTRRNVGGRRPHKPSNLSPEEEEKRRIRRERNKQAAARCRRRREDHTNELVDETDQLEKQNQQLHQEVQSLKQEVQQLERIMDSHRDQPCQLRNRRTGTTGAAAGAGGGNSNAVPAVPPGEQQPPPVVLPAAGGNGGLASNPATLLLPLIKTEPEEDLADIPQHHQQPQDDQQDAYIARGAPPMKKIKIPPNQSDSLETPTPTTVFPPHSLLSPGLTGVKLSGGAASNNGSGTGRRPDRPRSLLIGTAAGMLNSNGHSALAGSGAGGVAAAAAAAAAVAAVGGGLSTPSNGLFNFDSLMEGGTGLTPIAAPISFPPNRNPLELITPTSTDSSKLCSL
- the LOC126579986 gene encoding transcription factor kayak isoform X3 → MDVSEFANFLARELLLEQFAPFEAIGVHSGVPTRTTPTLTPTTLKNIEQSIMGLTSDNQINLPYQAGFVPPPFPLEELSQDREASQESFSSTSNASWAVSGSGHGYGADDVDSKSSTSTLDPPLSTNSSSNARGASGQRYGAVTGATGRPSSAIGVDATVGGGGGGGGGAGGVAVGAASVAAPASASGGRTRRNVGGRRPHKPSNLSPEEEEKRRIRRERNKQAAARCRRRREDHTNELVDETDQLEKQNQQLHQEVQSLKQEVQQLERIMDSHRDQPCQLRNRRTGTTGAAAGAGGGNSNAVPAVPPGEQQPPPVVLPAAGGNGGLASNPATLLLPLIKTEPEEDLADIPQHHQQPQDDQQDAYIARGAPPMKKIKIPPNQSDSLETPTPTTVFPPHSLLSPGLTGVKLSGGAASNNGSGTGRRPDRPRSLLIGTAAGMLNSNGHSALAGSGAGGVAAAAAAAAAVAAVGGGLSTPSNGLFNFDSLMEGGTGLTPIAAPISFPPNRNPLELITPTSTDSSKLCSL
- the LOC126579986 gene encoding transcription factor kayak isoform X1; the protein is MRDHSAVAASSAYDDSSQQYDSDSNSSTGGASHNSQHSNDADTADGSSSNVSNQATATSDGAGPGAGPANAAPAVTTAASPGRQPKTLDLSISAATANASVALTSLLLTHAFAPFEAIGVHSGVPTRTTPTLTPTTLKNIEQSIMGLTSDNQINLPYQAGFVPPPFPLEELSQDREASQESFSSTSNASWAVSGSGHGYGADDVDSKSSTSTLDPPLSTNSSSNARGASGQRYGAVTGATGRPSSAIGVDATVGGGGGGGGGAGGVAVGAASVAAPASASGGRTRRNVGGRRPHKPSNLSPEEEEKRRIRRERNKQAAARCRRRREDHTNELVDETDQLEKQNQQLHQEVQSLKQEVQQLERIMDSHRDQPCQLRNRRTGTTGAAAGAGGGNSNAVPAVPPGEQQPPPVVLPAAGGNGGLASNPATLLLPLIKTEPEEDLADIPQHHQQPQDDQQDAYIARGAPPMKKIKIPPNQSDSLETPTPTTVFPPHSLLSPGLTGVKLSGGAASNNGSGTGRRPDRPRSLLIGTAAGMLNSNGHSALAGSGAGGVAAAAAAAAAVAAVGGGLSTPSNGLFNFDSLMEGGTGLTPIAAPISFPPNRNPLELITPTSTDSSKLCSL